From the Butyrivibrio fibrisolvens genome, one window contains:
- the glgB gene encoding 1,4-alpha-glucan branching protein GlgB — MVKKVFISEADEYLFGNGTHYEIYEKLGAHPSVENGKNGMFFAVWAPNAASVHVIGSFNGWNEEVHKMERLKSGIWQLFIPGVGVGELYKYLITTPSGEKLYKADPYANFAELRPGTASRTTDLSAFTWSDDKWTSEISKKDLNKQPIAIYECHIGSWMKHPDGTEDGFYTYRQFADRIVEYLKEMNYNYIELMGIAEHPFDGSWGYQVTGYYAPTSRYGEPVDFMYLVNLLHENNIGVILDWVPAHFCPDAHGLARFDGQCIYEDPDPRKGEHPDWGTKIFNLEKNEVKNFLIANALYWIRKFHIDGIRVDAVASMLYLDYGKKDGQWVPNKYGGNENLAAIEFFKHLNSVIHGTYPGFMTVAEESTAWPKITGKLDDGGLGFSFKWNMGWMHDFCEYMKLDPYFRKGAHNMMTFAMSYNEAENYILPLSHDEVVHLKCSMLEKMPGYETDKFANLRAGYTFMFGHAGKKLLFMGQEFGQKREWSEKRELDWGLLAEPLHRGMKDYVAELLKLYNKYPALHEIDNNWGGFEWINADDSDRSTFSFVRKASDGKDNLLFVINFTPMEWKGFKVGVPFAGTYTHLLDSADPRFGGMGTGVPDKIKAQQGLCDYKDYSITFDLPPYAAEVFLFQDPSNKDTIVRSQRKERTLRTSKSEKAEESADSDPKASTSKAVKKTAKKKTATKKTSTSKSKD, encoded by the coding sequence ATGGTTAAAAAGGTATTTATCTCTGAAGCTGATGAGTATCTGTTCGGTAACGGTACTCATTATGAAATCTACGAAAAACTTGGCGCTCATCCTTCTGTGGAAAATGGCAAAAACGGTATGTTTTTTGCTGTATGGGCCCCAAACGCAGCAAGTGTTCATGTAATAGGTTCCTTTAACGGCTGGAATGAAGAAGTCCACAAAATGGAAAGACTCAAATCCGGCATCTGGCAGTTATTTATTCCCGGAGTAGGAGTAGGTGAGTTATACAAATACCTGATTACTACGCCGAGTGGTGAGAAGCTTTACAAAGCTGATCCCTATGCTAATTTTGCAGAACTAAGACCGGGTACAGCATCCCGCACAACAGACCTTTCCGCTTTTACATGGTCTGATGATAAATGGACAAGTGAGATATCCAAAAAAGATCTCAACAAACAGCCAATAGCTATCTATGAATGCCATATCGGTTCCTGGATGAAGCATCCTGACGGAACCGAAGATGGCTTCTATACTTATCGTCAGTTCGCTGACCGCATAGTAGAGTACCTTAAAGAGATGAACTATAACTATATCGAGCTTATGGGTATAGCTGAGCATCCCTTTGACGGCTCATGGGGCTATCAGGTAACAGGCTATTATGCACCGACATCCAGATATGGCGAGCCTGTAGACTTCATGTATCTTGTAAACCTTCTCCATGAGAACAATATAGGAGTTATCCTTGACTGGGTACCGGCGCATTTCTGCCCTGATGCACATGGTCTTGCCCGCTTTGACGGTCAGTGTATCTATGAAGATCCGGACCCTCGCAAGGGAGAGCATCCTGACTGGGGTACCAAGATCTTTAATCTTGAAAAAAATGAAGTCAAGAACTTCCTCATAGCTAACGCACTTTACTGGATCCGTAAATTCCACATCGACGGAATAAGAGTAGATGCAGTAGCATCAATGCTCTATCTTGATTATGGCAAAAAAGACGGCCAGTGGGTTCCTAATAAATACGGCGGCAATGAAAACCTTGCAGCTATAGAATTCTTCAAGCACTTAAACAGCGTTATACACGGTACATACCCGGGATTTATGACTGTAGCAGAAGAGTCAACAGCATGGCCCAAGATCACAGGCAAGCTAGATGATGGCGGCCTTGGATTTTCATTTAAGTGGAACATGGGATGGATGCACGACTTCTGCGAATACATGAAGCTTGATCCATATTTCCGTAAGGGTGCTCATAACATGATGACCTTTGCCATGAGCTATAACGAGGCTGAGAACTATATCCTTCCCCTGTCCCATGACGAGGTTGTACATCTTAAGTGTTCTATGCTTGAGAAGATGCCGGGCTATGAGACAGATAAGTTTGCAAACCTTAGGGCCGGATATACATTTATGTTCGGACATGCCGGCAAAAAGCTCCTCTTCATGGGTCAGGAATTTGGCCAAAAGCGTGAGTGGAGTGAGAAGAGAGAACTTGACTGGGGACTTCTTGCAGAGCCTCTTCACAGAGGGATGAAGGACTATGTTGCAGAGCTATTAAAACTCTATAACAAGTATCCTGCCCTTCACGAGATTGATAATAACTGGGGCGGCTTTGAATGGATCAATGCAGATGATTCTGACAGAAGCACCTTCAGCTTTGTCCGCAAGGCATCAGATGGCAAGGACAACCTTTTATTCGTAATAAATTTTACCCCTATGGAGTGGAAGGGATTCAAGGTAGGCGTTCCATTTGCAGGAACCTATACTCACCTTCTTGATAGTGCCGATCCAAGATTTGGCGGCATGGGAACAGGAGTTCCTGATAAGATCAAAGCGCAGCAGGGGCTTTGCGATTACAAGGATTATTCGATCACTTTCGATCTTCCACCATATGCCGCAGAAGTGTTCCTGTTCCAGGATCCTTCCAACAAAGATACTATAGTAAGATCTCAGCGCAAGGAACGTACCCTTCGTACATCCAAGTCTGAAAAGGCAGAGGAAAGTGCTGATAGTGACCCAAAAGCTTCAACTTCCAAAGCAGTTAAAAAAACGGCTAAAAAAAAGACTGCTACAAAAAAGACTTCTACCTCAAAGAGTAAAGACTAA
- the rsmA gene encoding 16S rRNA (adenine(1518)-N(6)/adenine(1519)-N(6))-dimethyltransferase RsmA, which produces MAYLGNPARTKEIINKYHLSAQKKFGQNFLIDTSVLEDIVSAAGITKDDTVLEIGPGIGTLTQYLAEAAGHVIAVEIDDKLLPVLEDTLSEYDNTKVLNSDILEVDIKALSEAENNGKPFKVVANLPYYITTPIIMKLLEAGSPVESITVMVQKEVADRMQEKEGSKEYGALSIAVQYYSDPRVVCVVPPSSFIPQPGVDSAVIKMTRYEQMPVEVEDEAFFFQVVKAAFSQRRKTLVNGLSNNKELGVSKDMAGDALEKIGRSRTERGEKLSLEEFGRLSDVLIELKK; this is translated from the coding sequence ATGGCATATCTTGGAAATCCCGCAAGAACCAAGGAAATAATAAATAAATATCACTTAAGTGCACAGAAGAAGTTCGGACAAAACTTCCTTATAGACACTTCAGTTCTTGAAGATATCGTATCAGCAGCAGGCATAACCAAGGATGATACTGTACTTGAGATAGGCCCCGGAATAGGAACTCTGACTCAGTATCTTGCAGAGGCAGCAGGCCATGTCATAGCAGTAGAGATAGATGACAAGCTCCTTCCTGTTCTTGAGGATACTCTTTCTGAATATGATAATACTAAGGTTTTGAATTCAGATATCCTTGAAGTTGACATCAAGGCTCTTTCCGAGGCTGAGAATAACGGTAAGCCTTTTAAAGTTGTAGCTAACCTTCCCTACTATATTACAACTCCTATCATCATGAAACTTCTTGAAGCTGGAAGCCCTGTAGAATCAATAACCGTAATGGTCCAGAAGGAAGTTGCAGACAGAATGCAGGAGAAGGAAGGCTCCAAAGAATACGGAGCACTCTCTATAGCTGTTCAGTACTATTCAGATCCAAGAGTTGTATGCGTAGTACCGCCATCTTCTTTTATACCGCAGCCTGGCGTAGATTCAGCTGTTATCAAGATGACACGTTATGAACAGATGCCTGTTGAAGTAGAGGACGAAGCCTTCTTTTTCCAGGTGGTCAAGGCTGCTTTTTCACAGCGTCGTAAGACTCTTGTTAATGGCCTTTCTAATAACAAGGAACTGGGCGTATCCAAGGATATGGCAGGAGATGCTCTTGAGAAAATAGGAAGATCAAGGACTGAAAGAGGAGAGAAGCTTTCACTTGAAGAATTTGGAAGGCTCTCAGATGTTCTTATAGAACTAAAAAAATAA
- a CDS encoding TatD family hydrolase, with protein MIFDTHAHYDDCQFENDRYSLLDSMKEAGIGTIVNNAADLESVETSLELAHRYDFVYAAVGVHPENAYELDDSKLLWLRDKSHDPKAVAIGEIGLDYHYPDNPDRDTQIKWFRAQLRLALEEKLPVVIHSRDAAADTMEIMKEAASKGIVADIHCYSYSPEQALEYVKMGFYIGVGGVVTFKNGKKLKQTVDKIPLDMILLETDCPYMAPEPFRGSRNSSVYLPYVVKAIADIKGVTPQEVIDVTEQNARKFYGIRS; from the coding sequence TTGATATTTGATACACACGCGCATTATGATGATTGTCAGTTTGAGAATGACAGATATAGCCTTCTTGATAGTATGAAGGAAGCCGGGATCGGAACCATAGTCAATAATGCAGCAGATCTTGAGTCTGTAGAGACATCTTTAGAACTTGCTCACAGGTATGACTTTGTATATGCCGCTGTAGGCGTTCATCCTGAGAATGCCTACGAACTTGATGACTCCAAACTTTTGTGGCTTAGAGACAAGTCCCATGATCCCAAGGCGGTTGCTATAGGAGAGATAGGCCTTGACTACCATTATCCTGACAATCCTGACAGAGATACCCAGATCAAGTGGTTTAGAGCACAGCTCCGTCTTGCTCTTGAGGAAAAGCTCCCTGTCGTGATCCATTCAAGAGATGCAGCTGCAGATACCATGGAGATCATGAAGGAAGCTGCAAGTAAAGGAATAGTCGCCGATATTCACTGCTATTCTTATAGTCCTGAGCAGGCACTTGAATATGTGAAGATGGGATTTTATATAGGCGTAGGCGGAGTTGTCACTTTCAAAAATGGCAAGAAGTTAAAGCAGACCGTTGATAAGATTCCGCTTGATATGATCCTTCTTGAGACAGACTGCCCTTATATGGCTCCGGAACCTTTTAGAGGAAGTCGCAACTCTTCTGTCTATCTTCCTTATGTTGTGAAGGCAATAGCCGATATAAAAGGTGTCACGCCGCAGGAAGTTATAGATGTTACTGAGCAAAATGCCAGAAAATTTTATGGTATACGCAGCTGA
- a CDS encoding radical SAM protein: MADALQNISHAAQRQAFSILIDQFLKKLGKTTDRQATYLKLVDEAEKFFADGFDKKNMDAVRKAIKDPDNRWIKFINKVVDETDPHVAKMTMLNLGYEAFFRGTKTIRANRKKYGCNIPWLILFDPTSACNMHCQGCWSGTYGAKHNLSFEDMDKIVTQGKELGVYLYMLTGGEPLVRKKDILKLARKHNDVEFSIFDNSTLIDDEFCKEVVSLGNITFQLSIEGTPDTNDARRGQGHYEAVMKAMDLLKKYGIIFGTSICYTRANIEAVTDEKFLRMIADKGARFGFFFHYMPVGNNAVPELMPTVEQRRMIIDKIRYIRSDKCDIGFFPMDFQNDGEAVGGCIAGGRNYFHINASGDAEPCVFIHFSNTNIHDNSILEMLQSPLFMAYHEGQPFNRNHLRPCPMLENPQLLRQMVAETGAHQTNEESEESVEHLCAKCDDYAREWGEVADKIWDSQTHHRPSYENYTSEKCLHPELAAFEHSTKGA; the protein is encoded by the coding sequence ATGGCTGACGCATTGCAGAATATTTCACATGCTGCTCAAAGGCAGGCATTTAGCATTCTTATCGATCAGTTTCTAAAAAAACTAGGTAAAACTACAGACAGGCAGGCAACATATTTAAAGCTTGTGGATGAAGCAGAGAAGTTCTTTGCAGATGGATTTGACAAGAAGAATATGGATGCTGTCAGGAAAGCTATTAAGGATCCTGACAATAGATGGATTAAGTTTATAAATAAGGTTGTAGATGAGACAGATCCGCATGTTGCCAAGATGACTATGCTAAACCTTGGCTATGAAGCATTCTTCAGAGGGACCAAGACTATAAGAGCTAATCGTAAGAAATATGGCTGTAACATCCCATGGCTTATTCTGTTTGATCCTACAAGTGCCTGCAATATGCATTGTCAGGGCTGCTGGTCAGGAACATATGGAGCCAAGCACAATCTGTCATTTGAGGATATGGACAAGATAGTAACTCAGGGCAAAGAGCTCGGAGTATATCTGTATATGCTTACAGGAGGCGAGCCCCTTGTTCGCAAGAAAGATATTTTAAAGCTTGCAAGAAAACATAACGATGTAGAATTTTCAATATTTGACAACTCTACTCTTATAGATGATGAGTTCTGTAAAGAGGTTGTAAGCCTTGGCAATATAACCTTCCAGCTATCTATAGAGGGAACCCCTGATACCAACGATGCAAGACGCGGTCAAGGTCACTATGAAGCTGTTATGAAGGCAATGGATCTTTTGAAAAAATACGGCATCATATTCGGAACATCTATCTGCTATACACGCGCTAATATAGAAGCTGTTACAGATGAGAAGTTCCTTCGTATGATCGCAGATAAGGGTGCAAGGTTTGGATTTTTCTTCCATTATATGCCGGTTGGCAACAATGCAGTTCCTGAGCTTATGCCCACAGTAGAGCAGCGCAGGATGATTATAGACAAGATAAGATATATACGTTCAGATAAGTGCGACATAGGATTCTTCCCTATGGATTTCCAAAATGACGGAGAAGCTGTCGGAGGATGTATCGCAGGAGGCCGTAACTATTTCCATATCAATGCAAGCGGAGATGCAGAGCCTTGCGTATTCATTCACTTCTCCAATACCAATATTCATGACAACAGCATTCTGGAGATGCTTCAGTCTCCACTGTTCATGGCTTATCACGAGGGACAGCCTTTTAACAGAAACCACCTTCGTCCATGTCCTATGCTTGAGAATCCTCAGCTGCTGCGTCAGATGGTTGCAGAAACAGGAGCACATCAGACCAATGAAGAGTCAGAAGAGTCTGTGGAACATCTGTGTGCCAAGTGTGATGATTATGCAAGAGAGTGGGGCGAGGTAGCAGATAAGATCTGGGATTCTCAGACACATCATAGACCAAGCTATGAGAACTACACCTCCGAGAAGTGTCTGCATCCAGAGCTTGCAGCTTTCGAGCACAGTACAAAAGGGGCTTAA
- a CDS encoding GGDEF domain-containing protein, whose translation MDINNIDEYTSESVTSLMSEMVDQVIIVDSNTNRYRRIISRGFMDEFLPPNGYYDKLLETLYFHMKDSGDTVVDGYKVFLSSYGTYDDKYTRRCKMVHNDEPHIVQMTIYPVKGTGMYIFVLNELDYEDSRSDMLASTKVNTIQNTYLFSMYIDLIKNTTSSINVSEVSDENMHSHILYTDWRLMIVNMIWPQDKEKFLRRTDPEYLKEHFAPGQYSSFDVKMQNLEGVYIWVKLIFSRSQTLNADDYRFVFMVQDINESMTNMNTYLKEFEEKASIDALTGVFNHGRIETEITNAIENVKKTGEASSIMILDIDFFKEVNDNFGHSVGDKTLKVFSKVVGDYFKERGSVLGRWGGEEFVAVCYNSSIDKTRELSESLLDRIRSQHFEKVGNITASIGTTALKIGDDLTSAFERMDKALYQAKSDGRNCVRVID comes from the coding sequence ATGGATATTAATAACATTGATGAGTATACATCTGAGTCTGTCACGAGTCTTATGTCAGAAATGGTAGACCAGGTTATTATAGTAGATTCTAATACTAATAGGTACAGAAGGATCATAAGCCGCGGATTTATGGATGAATTTCTTCCGCCTAATGGTTATTATGACAAGCTTTTAGAGACACTTTATTTCCATATGAAGGACAGTGGCGATACTGTTGTAGACGGCTACAAGGTATTCTTGTCATCCTATGGTACCTATGATGATAAGTATACAAGGCGCTGCAAGATGGTTCATAATGATGAGCCTCATATCGTGCAGATGACGATATATCCAGTCAAGGGGACAGGCATGTATATTTTTGTATTAAATGAACTGGATTATGAAGACTCCAGAAGTGATATGCTTGCATCTACCAAAGTCAATACCATTCAAAATACATATCTTTTTTCTATGTATATCGATCTTATAAAAAATACTACAAGTAGTATAAATGTATCAGAAGTATCCGATGAAAACATGCATTCTCATATACTCTATACAGACTGGAGGCTGATGATAGTCAATATGATCTGGCCACAGGATAAGGAGAAGTTCCTTAGAAGGACAGATCCTGAGTATCTCAAAGAACACTTTGCACCCGGACAGTACTCGTCTTTTGATGTCAAGATGCAGAATCTTGAAGGTGTATATATCTGGGTCAAGCTTATATTCAGCCGTTCTCAGACTCTTAATGCGGATGACTACAGATTTGTCTTCATGGTTCAGGATATCAATGAATCCATGACCAACATGAACACATACCTTAAGGAATTTGAAGAGAAAGCTTCTATCGATGCCCTTACAGGAGTATTTAACCATGGACGTATAGAGACTGAGATAACCAATGCTATCGAGAATGTCAAGAAGACAGGCGAAGCTTCATCTATCATGATCCTTGATATAGATTTCTTTAAAGAAGTGAATGACAATTTCGGACATTCTGTTGGAGATAAGACTCTTAAAGTCTTCAGCAAGGTAGTAGGTGATTATTTTAAAGAAAGAGGAAGCGTTCTTGGAAGATGGGGCGGTGAAGAGTTTGTGGCAGTATGCTATAACAGCTCTATTGATAAGACAAGAGAGCTTTCAGAGAGCCTGCTTGACAGGATCAGGTCACAGCACTTTGAGAAGGTTGGCAATATTACAGCCAGTATTGGAACTACAGCTCTTAAGATTGGCGATGATCTTACAAGTGCGTTCGAAAGGATGGACAAGGCCTTATATCAGGCCAAATCAGACGGACGTAACTGCGTAAGAGTTATTGATTAA